In Sphingobacterium sp. lm-10, one DNA window encodes the following:
- a CDS encoding BT_3928 family protein produces MNTAALYTTAKPLKKRPNILLILSRILVGCLFIFSGLIKANDPKGFGYKLEEYFKVFNLSMLDEYSTWIAVCICAFEIILGALLLLGLARNKVSWGLLVLTIFFTFLTFYSAFFEVVTSCGCFGDAIPLTPWQSFIKDLVLLGLILIIVRFRHQITPLIKSRFSNNLLAILIVMLSFGVGIYTMNFLPIIDFLPYREGSNLPQQMMIPDDAEADEYEHIYTLKNKSTGESKTVNDKQYMEEKIWEDENWEIVGDPKSTLIKKGFEPAIADLIISDLEGNDVTQEILTNPYFNFIVVSTDVTKLSSVDLLALDRINTTIREISEDYPIRAVLLTASSPQNVVFVNDQLNLVLETFNADLVPLKSMVRSNPGVMLMQNGTVIKKWSKHTFPNKEDLESKFINKQFTPSAN; encoded by the coding sequence ATGAACACTGCTGCCCTATACACCACTGCAAAACCGCTAAAAAAGCGTCCCAATATCTTGTTAATCCTATCTAGGATTCTTGTAGGATGTCTTTTTATATTTTCTGGACTGATTAAAGCCAATGACCCAAAGGGTTTTGGCTACAAGCTGGAAGAATATTTTAAGGTCTTTAATTTATCCATGTTGGATGAATATAGTACGTGGATTGCTGTGTGTATATGTGCGTTCGAAATTATACTTGGCGCGTTATTGTTGTTGGGCCTTGCCCGCAATAAGGTGAGTTGGGGACTGCTTGTGCTAACCATTTTCTTTACATTCCTGACGTTCTACTCTGCCTTTTTTGAGGTGGTGACTTCTTGCGGATGTTTTGGCGACGCCATACCTCTTACACCTTGGCAGTCTTTCATTAAAGACTTGGTGTTGCTTGGTTTAATTCTGATCATAGTACGTTTTAGACATCAGATTACGCCACTAATTAAAAGTCGATTCAGCAATAATCTATTAGCGATTCTGATTGTTATGCTGTCTTTTGGTGTAGGAATTTATACCATGAACTTTCTGCCAATTATCGATTTTCTACCTTACCGGGAAGGAAGCAATCTGCCGCAACAAATGATGATCCCAGACGATGCTGAAGCGGATGAATATGAACATATCTATACGTTGAAAAATAAATCGACTGGCGAATCCAAAACGGTCAATGACAAACAATATATGGAGGAGAAGATCTGGGAAGATGAAAATTGGGAAATCGTAGGAGATCCTAAATCTACCTTGATTAAAAAAGGATTCGAACCGGCTATTGCAGATCTTATTATTAGTGATTTGGAAGGAAATGATGTCACACAAGAAATTCTGACCAATCCTTATTTTAATTTTATTGTAGTAAGCACCGACGTGACTAAATTATCCTCGGTAGATTTGCTGGCATTGGACCGCATCAATACAACAATTCGGGAAATTTCGGAAGATTATCCTATTCGTGCGGTGCTACTGACAGCCAGTTCACCACAGAATGTCGTGTTTGTAAACGACCAGCTCAATCTTGTATTGGAAACATTCAACGCAGACCTGGTTCCACTAAAAAGTATGGTTCGCTCTAATCCGGGTGTCATGCTGATGCAAAATGGGACCGTAATTAAAAAATGGTCGAAGCATACTTTTCCGAACAAGGAGGATCTGGAATCAAAATTCATCAACAAGCAATTTACGCCATCAGCTAATTAA
- a CDS encoding shikimate kinase: protein MSKPIFIVGFMGSGKTTWGKKLAKALQRTFIDLDEQLVEHVGMTIPAYFSLYGEEEFRKVESQLLKKNILQNVVISTGGGTPCFYDNMDWIVQHGTVVYLEHSPKSLWARLNASDVNKRPALKGLTGDKLLQFITEKLDERAPHYQKAHIAVDQLHTSIPELTAILLQQK, encoded by the coding sequence ATGTCTAAACCGATATTTATTGTGGGCTTTATGGGTAGTGGCAAAACCACCTGGGGCAAGAAACTAGCGAAGGCACTGCAACGAACTTTTATTGATTTGGACGAGCAGTTAGTAGAACACGTAGGCATGACTATACCCGCTTATTTTTCCTTATATGGGGAAGAAGAATTTAGAAAAGTTGAAAGTCAGCTCCTTAAGAAAAATATTCTTCAAAATGTCGTCATCTCAACAGGCGGTGGCACTCCTTGCTTTTATGACAATATGGACTGGATTGTACAGCATGGCACAGTGGTGTATTTGGAGCACAGTCCAAAATCACTATGGGCGCGACTGAATGCCTCAGACGTCAATAAACGCCCTGCATTAAAAGGCTTAACAGGAGATAAACTACTGCAATTTATTACTGAAAAACTCGATGAACGGGCGCCACATTATCAAAAAGCACACATCGCGGTTGACCAATTACACACATCGATTCCAGAGTTAACAGCCATACTCCTACAGCAAAAATAA
- a CDS encoding succinate CoA transferase, translating to MIERIRLESLRDKVMSAEAAAEFIQDGMIVGASGFTKAGDSKAVLPALAEKAKREPFKITLITGASLGHDTDGKLADAGVLSKRMPFQVDRALRNKINSGEVLFIDQHLSESAELLHQQLRPDVAVIEVAYIDRDGSIVPTTSVGNSVAFASLATKVILEINTAVPENVYGIHDIYQAENYPHRNVIPIVAPWNKIGRKTIALDPSKVVGIVFTDIQDSPADISDPDEKTSAIAQHILEFFENEVRIGNLTDRLLPIQAGIGKVANAVLMGFKNSNFYDLTMFSEVLQDSTFDLIDSGTLSFASASSVTVSKDCYDRVFGNLQRYRDKFVLRPQNISNTPGLIRRLGVIAINTAIEFDIYGNVNSTHIGGTKIMNGIGGSGDFARNAYLSIFVTQAASKNNVISHVLPMVSHTDHTEHDVDILVTDVGLADLRGLAPRERAQKIIDNCTHPDYREELQSYFDRACERGGHTPHLLEEAFSWHLRFQESGSMKEKI from the coding sequence ATGATAGAGCGAATAAGACTCGAAAGTCTTCGAGATAAAGTAATGAGTGCTGAAGCCGCTGCGGAGTTTATCCAGGATGGTATGATCGTTGGTGCCAGCGGATTTACCAAGGCAGGGGATAGCAAAGCCGTATTGCCGGCATTGGCAGAGAAAGCAAAGCGAGAGCCATTTAAGATTACCTTAATCACGGGAGCTTCGCTCGGTCATGACACTGATGGGAAGCTGGCTGATGCCGGGGTGTTAAGCAAGCGCATGCCCTTTCAGGTGGATCGTGCCTTACGCAATAAGATCAATTCTGGCGAAGTACTGTTCATAGATCAACACCTGAGTGAGAGCGCCGAACTGTTACATCAACAATTGAGACCCGATGTTGCGGTGATCGAAGTTGCTTACATTGATCGGGATGGAAGTATTGTTCCTACCACATCGGTAGGCAATTCTGTCGCATTTGCTTCTCTAGCAACAAAAGTGATTTTGGAGATTAATACGGCTGTGCCGGAAAATGTATATGGTATACATGATATCTATCAGGCGGAAAACTATCCTCATCGGAATGTGATTCCCATTGTCGCTCCATGGAACAAGATTGGTCGAAAAACTATTGCACTCGATCCGAGTAAAGTGGTGGGAATTGTTTTTACAGATATACAAGACAGCCCCGCAGATATTTCGGATCCTGATGAGAAAACATCTGCTATCGCACAGCATATTCTCGAATTTTTTGAAAACGAAGTGCGTATTGGTAATCTAACAGATCGCTTACTTCCTATACAAGCGGGCATCGGAAAAGTGGCCAATGCGGTATTAATGGGTTTTAAGAATAGTAATTTTTACGATCTGACGATGTTTTCAGAAGTCTTGCAAGATAGCACCTTTGATTTAATCGATAGTGGTACGTTGAGCTTCGCATCTGCCTCTTCTGTTACCGTGTCTAAAGATTGTTATGATCGTGTATTTGGAAATTTGCAACGTTATCGAGACAAATTTGTCCTGCGTCCGCAAAATATTTCCAATACGCCGGGGCTCATTCGCCGATTAGGCGTTATCGCTATCAATACCGCGATTGAGTTTGATATTTATGGCAATGTAAATTCCACACATATTGGTGGGACTAAAATTATGAATGGTATTGGCGGGTCGGGCGATTTCGCGCGCAACGCCTACCTCAGTATTTTTGTGACGCAGGCCGCATCCAAGAACAATGTGATCTCCCATGTACTCCCTATGGTATCGCATACCGATCATACGGAGCATGATGTTGATATTCTGGTTACCGATGTAGGTTTGGCCGATTTGCGTGGATTGGCGCCGCGAGAGCGAGCACAAAAGATTATTGACAACTGTACGCATCCAGATTACCGCGAAGAGTTGCAATCTTATTTCGATCGGGCTTGCGAGCGCGGAGGGCATACACCGCATTTGCTAGAGGAAGCATTTAGCTGGCATCTGCGATTTCAGGAATCTGGTAGCATGAAAGAGAAAATCTAG
- a CDS encoding AraC family transcriptional regulator: MTNSYVNKYYITEVDVDLNSIYCHHAVMGEEFIDTHDHRKGQFLYTEGGMVFLKTAEKSYFLPARHYIWIPAGVKHSIHPSSPEVIMRNLYFPSFDTDGLFFNQVGIYPVNDLLMELIMYTNRWNGHILPEDKKNYTIAKAFKLLLPELSSSNLSLSLPYPKNTKLREMVSFLEEHISELISFKDLANKFHFSERTLARLFQKDLGMSFIQYYTILRMLTALKYLLNEKMSVQQVAARVGYSSLPTFSNTFFKIVGVRPSEYVKNRESII; this comes from the coding sequence ATGACAAACAGCTACGTGAATAAATACTACATAACCGAAGTAGATGTCGACTTAAATAGTATTTATTGTCATCATGCCGTAATGGGGGAAGAATTCATCGACACACACGACCATCGAAAGGGACAGTTTTTATACACGGAGGGTGGCATGGTCTTCCTCAAAACAGCTGAAAAATCGTATTTCCTACCAGCCAGACATTATATCTGGATTCCAGCGGGTGTGAAACACAGTATTCACCCCAGCAGTCCAGAAGTTATCATGCGTAATCTCTATTTTCCAAGCTTTGATACGGATGGTCTTTTTTTTAACCAGGTAGGCATTTACCCCGTCAACGATTTGTTGATGGAGTTGATCATGTATACGAATCGATGGAATGGTCATATACTTCCAGAAGATAAGAAAAACTACACCATAGCTAAGGCCTTTAAACTGCTCTTGCCAGAACTGTCAAGTTCTAACTTATCCTTATCACTGCCTTATCCAAAAAACACGAAACTACGTGAAATGGTCTCGTTTCTGGAAGAACATATATCCGAACTAATCAGCTTTAAGGATCTGGCAAATAAATTCCATTTTAGCGAACGTACATTGGCACGATTGTTCCAAAAAGATCTGGGCATGTCCTTTATACAGTACTATACCATCTTGAGAATGTTAACCGCACTGAAATATTTGTTAAACGAAAAAATGAGCGTACAACAAGTAGCCGCTCGGGTCGGCTACAGCAGCTTACCGACTTTTAGCAATACTTTTTTTAAGATTGTAGGTGTTCGCCCCAGTGAATATGTCAAAAACAGAGAATCAATTATATAA
- a CDS encoding DUF1080 domain-containing protein: MKLKMGAMLAGLTALLSCNMQSTSKTKTTTQDSIPEVITLFNGKDMNDWTPKIRLHKVGDNYANTFRVEDGLLKVRYDGYEDFNQQYGHIGYNTPYSYYYLRIEYRFVDEQAKGGEGWAWRNSGVMLHGQKPETMLKDQDFPISVEGQFLGGDGTTTRTTSNLCTPGTHVVIDQKLYTAHCINSTSKTYHGDQWVTADFLVLGDSVIQHILEDNVVMAYSKTQIGGDNVEPYDPKQKQDGKALTGGYIYLQSESHPIDFRKVDLYDLSAYKDSPADIERIVKHIQQKKK, from the coding sequence ATGAAGCTTAAAATGGGCGCTATGCTCGCCGGATTGACTGCTTTGCTATCGTGTAACATGCAAAGCACCTCCAAAACAAAGACCACCACCCAAGACTCTATTCCAGAAGTCATTACCCTATTCAACGGAAAAGACATGAACGATTGGACTCCCAAGATTCGTCTGCATAAGGTCGGTGACAATTATGCCAACACGTTTCGAGTCGAAGATGGCCTACTGAAAGTACGCTATGATGGCTATGAAGATTTCAATCAGCAATATGGACATATTGGATACAACACGCCTTATAGCTATTATTATTTACGTATAGAGTACCGTTTTGTAGACGAACAAGCAAAAGGTGGAGAAGGCTGGGCTTGGCGAAATTCGGGGGTAATGCTTCATGGGCAGAAACCAGAAACAATGCTGAAAGATCAAGATTTCCCGATCTCTGTTGAAGGACAATTTTTAGGAGGTGATGGTACCACCACACGTACTACATCTAATCTCTGCACCCCAGGTACCCATGTGGTTATTGATCAAAAACTATATACAGCGCATTGCATCAACTCTACCTCAAAAACTTACCACGGCGATCAATGGGTAACCGCTGATTTTTTGGTACTCGGTGATTCGGTTATACAGCATATTTTGGAAGATAATGTGGTGATGGCTTATTCCAAAACTCAGATAGGGGGTGATAACGTAGAACCGTATGATCCAAAACAAAAACAGGATGGAAAAGCCCTGACCGGCGGATACATTTATTTACAAAGCGAAAGTCATCCGATAGATTTCCGAAAGGTGGATTTGTATGATCTAAGCGCCTACAAAGATAGTCCGGCAGATATTGAACGTATCGTCAAACATATTCAGCAGAAAAAGAAGTAA
- the rpsT gene encoding 30S ribosomal protein S20 codes for MANHKSSIKRIRSNAAKRLRNRYQAKTTRNAIKKLRTTTSQEEAKALLPRVISMLDRLAKKNVIHKKKASNNKSKLTKFVNKLA; via the coding sequence ATGGCAAATCATAAATCATCGATCAAAAGAATTAGATCAAACGCTGCGAAGCGCCTGAGAAACCGTTACCAAGCAAAAACGACACGTAACGCAATCAAGAAACTACGTACGACTACTTCTCAGGAAGAAGCAAAAGCTTTATTGCCTCGTGTAATTTCTATGCTGGATCGTTTGGCAAAGAAAAACGTTATTCACAAGAAAAAAGCTTCTAACAACAAGTCTAAATTGACGAAATTCGTTAATAAGTTAGCGTAA
- a CDS encoding RNA methyltransferase, with protein sequence MQKLSLEQLNRVDIDTFKQQDKLPVVLVLDNVRSMHNVGSAFRTADALNVEQVVLCGITGTPPHREIEKTALGATKSVAWSHEPTTAEAVKKLRVAGYSILSVEQASGSVQLQDFAPEHTKKYAFVFGNEVHGVEEEVISASDACLEIPQFGTKHSFNVSVTMGIVLWDFISKIKFNKK encoded by the coding sequence ATGCAAAAATTATCCCTTGAACAGTTAAACCGAGTAGATATTGACACGTTTAAGCAGCAAGATAAATTGCCTGTGGTACTGGTTCTGGACAACGTGCGGAGCATGCATAATGTAGGCTCGGCATTTCGCACGGCAGATGCTTTGAATGTAGAACAGGTCGTATTATGTGGCATAACAGGTACACCTCCGCACCGGGAGATTGAGAAAACAGCTTTGGGTGCCACTAAATCTGTCGCGTGGTCGCATGAACCCACCACAGCCGAAGCGGTTAAAAAATTACGTGTTGCAGGTTATAGTATTCTTTCTGTAGAACAAGCATCTGGCAGCGTACAACTGCAGGACTTTGCACCGGAACACACAAAGAAGTATGCCTTCGTATTTGGCAACGAGGTGCATGGCGTAGAGGAAGAAGTTATCAGTGCCTCCGATGCCTGCCTGGAAATCCCACAGTTTGGAACAAAACACTCCTTTAACGTCTCCGTTACGATGGGTATTGTTTTGTGGGACTTTATCTCCAAGATAAAATTTAATAAGAAATAA
- the sucD gene encoding succinate--CoA ligase subunit alpha produces MSVLVNKDSKVIVQGFTGNEGTYHATQMIEYGTNLVGGVTPGKGGQKHLDRPVFNTVQDAVDETGANVSIIFVPPAFAADAIMEAAAAGVGVIVCITEGIPTKDMIEVKSYLSDKNSRLIGPNCPGIITAEEAKIGIMPGFIFKKGNVGVVSKSGTLTYEAVDQTVKAGLGITTAIGIGGDPIIGTTTKEAVELLMNDPETEGIIMIGEIGGGMEAEAARWIKEHGTKPVVGFIAGQTAPPGRRMGHAGAIVGGADDTAAAKMKIMAECGIRVVESPAEIGIAIAEELAK; encoded by the coding sequence ATGAGCGTATTAGTCAATAAAGATTCTAAAGTTATTGTACAGGGGTTCACTGGTAACGAAGGAACGTACCACGCTACTCAAATGATCGAGTACGGAACCAATTTGGTAGGTGGTGTCACTCCAGGAAAAGGCGGACAAAAACACCTTGATCGTCCCGTATTCAACACTGTGCAAGATGCCGTAGATGAGACTGGAGCAAATGTATCCATCATCTTCGTACCTCCTGCGTTTGCAGCAGATGCGATTATGGAAGCTGCAGCTGCTGGTGTTGGCGTAATTGTATGTATTACTGAAGGTATCCCCACTAAAGATATGATTGAAGTAAAATCATACCTAAGTGATAAGAATTCTCGTCTTATCGGACCAAACTGTCCGGGTATTATCACGGCAGAAGAAGCAAAAATCGGTATTATGCCTGGTTTCATCTTCAAAAAAGGTAATGTAGGTGTTGTATCTAAATCAGGTACTTTAACGTATGAAGCCGTAGATCAAACTGTAAAGGCTGGATTAGGCATTACTACTGCTATTGGTATCGGTGGTGACCCAATCATTGGCACAACCACTAAAGAAGCCGTTGAATTGTTGATGAACGATCCAGAAACAGAAGGCATCATCATGATTGGTGAAATCGGTGGTGGCATGGAAGCGGAAGCTGCCCGTTGGATTAAAGAGCACGGTACTAAACCTGTCGTTGGCTTTATCGCTGGACAAACTGCGCCTCCGGGACGCCGTATGGGTCATGCTGGAGCAATCGTAGGTGGTGCTGATGATACTGCTGCTGCTAAGATGAAAATCATGGCAGAATGTGGAATTCGCGTGGTAGAATCTCCAGCTGAAATTGGTATCGCAATCGCAGAAGAATTAGCGAAATAA
- a CDS encoding metallophosphoesterase, with protein sequence MARRLLLFLLLFLVVDIYFYQAVVTVTKNRYIHLAYWMVDVLLISGMLGVFFAGRKVRHSQRLLTAMLTILLSLAIPKLFSTPLLLLEDLSRLFRGFPARSVYVSELVLFIALAVLLVVIFGLTRGRHFYRVRRETLYFTDLPAAFDGFTITQISDIHVGSFTNTKEVQKGIDLANAQKSDLLLFTGDLVNHAASEMDPWIPAFSQLHAPYGKYSVLGNHDYGDYIQWESQTAKIANLERLKVVHQEMGFRLLLNQADLLKKDGESIALVGVENWGKKGFQQYGDLRKATASLPNGIFKILMSHDPSHWDNVSIDKEQHVHLTLAGHTHGMQFGIELFGFKWSPIQYFYSRWAGLYESEGKYLYVNRGFGYHGLKGRIGVWPEITVLTLRRR encoded by the coding sequence ATGGCCAGAAGACTCCTATTATTCTTGCTACTTTTCCTCGTAGTGGATATCTATTTTTACCAAGCAGTAGTTACGGTGACAAAAAATAGGTATATCCATTTGGCGTACTGGATGGTTGATGTATTACTGATCTCTGGGATGCTGGGGGTATTTTTCGCTGGAAGAAAAGTCCGCCATTCGCAGCGCCTGCTGACTGCAATGTTAACAATCTTATTATCGCTGGCCATTCCTAAACTATTTTCTACGCCACTACTCCTGCTGGAAGATCTTTCACGTCTTTTTCGCGGATTTCCCGCCCGAAGCGTATATGTAAGCGAACTGGTATTGTTCATCGCTTTAGCGGTATTGCTGGTAGTCATCTTTGGACTAACCCGAGGCAGACACTTTTATCGCGTACGCAGAGAAACATTATATTTTACAGATCTACCTGCAGCATTTGACGGCTTTACCATTACTCAGATCTCAGACATCCATGTCGGTAGCTTTACGAACACGAAAGAAGTACAAAAGGGCATCGACCTGGCCAATGCACAGAAAAGTGATCTCCTCCTTTTTACAGGTGATCTGGTAAACCATGCTGCTTCTGAGATGGATCCTTGGATTCCAGCATTCTCTCAGTTACATGCGCCCTATGGTAAATACTCGGTGTTAGGCAACCATGACTACGGAGATTATATACAGTGGGAAAGCCAAACAGCTAAAATCGCCAACCTGGAAAGGTTAAAAGTGGTGCACCAGGAAATGGGCTTTCGACTTCTCTTGAATCAAGCAGATCTCCTAAAAAAAGACGGTGAATCAATCGCTTTGGTGGGGGTCGAAAACTGGGGAAAGAAGGGCTTTCAACAATATGGCGATTTGCGCAAGGCAACCGCTTCTCTTCCTAATGGGATCTTTAAAATATTGATGTCGCACGATCCTTCTCATTGGGACAACGTGAGTATTGATAAAGAGCAGCATGTGCATTTGACGCTCGCTGGGCATACACACGGCATGCAATTCGGCATCGAGTTGTTTGGATTTAAATGGAGTCCTATCCAGTACTTTTATAGTAGATGGGCAGGCTTATATGAGAGTGAAGGAAAATACCTCTATGTAAACCGAGGTTTTGGTTACCACGGCTTGAAAGGCCGAATTGGTGTGTGGCCGGAGATTACGGTATTAACGCTTAGGCGTAGATAA
- a CDS encoding IPT/TIG domain-containing protein: protein MKNIIRLIVLATAVLLAGCEKEIFSAPETQTIKVEVLSTTSASFRANISSLGTDQIVDHGFLYGYTADLNEANSEKISLGKEVVLGEFSTNVDDLIPNTSRNYTDRIFVKSYVKDQRGTVYGSTITAMLPVPTAGRITPAQASAGDTVRISGKFFSPNILRTGVVIGDKSAAVVSASDTLITAVVPSGISGSHGSNVPVVINLGGTSTSNYQGITVIARFTDFMPKTGPVGTVVTLQGDNLPQYYSSNMGLTVKLGAENLSLNWDSKFSVPFSAAIESPLTITMNGRVHELPGKFTVTPPEIVSFGSNAVFAGRQAIIQLNSSAIASPNTNVGRPQVKIGSGSYIDVSWYNREVIFTVPTNTPEGDHTVYFKVGPHEIQSPTKLKVVGYSVTSFKPAVGAVGTSVEITGTFIAGEYYTVYFGSRGVSGYAKSSSIVTAEVPSGVDLGKLKISVQTSSGRISVPGEMEILGPSLTSVSPLSGVPGTKITIRGSGFSASSWNNYVSFGWNYVTPEVIDGNTMVVYVPSNIGRGGMTLSVVIDGQTLTYKDNFTIL from the coding sequence ATGAAAAATATAATTAGATTAATTGTACTGGCGACTGCAGTACTTCTTGCCGGGTGTGAGAAAGAAATTTTTTCTGCACCAGAGACCCAAACTATTAAAGTTGAAGTGTTGTCTACCACATCTGCGAGCTTTAGGGCAAACATTTCAAGCCTGGGTACAGACCAGATTGTAGACCATGGTTTTTTGTATGGATATACAGCGGACCTTAACGAGGCAAATAGTGAGAAAATTTCTTTAGGAAAGGAAGTGGTGTTAGGGGAATTCTCAACCAACGTAGACGACCTGATTCCTAATACTTCAAGAAACTATACGGACAGAATTTTTGTAAAGTCTTATGTGAAGGATCAAAGAGGTACGGTTTATGGTTCCACGATTACCGCCATGCTTCCTGTGCCTACCGCAGGCAGGATAACTCCTGCTCAGGCAAGTGCTGGCGATACGGTGCGTATAAGTGGTAAGTTTTTTTCTCCTAATATTCTTCGTACAGGAGTGGTTATCGGAGACAAATCAGCCGCAGTTGTGTCTGCATCGGATACGCTGATTACCGCTGTAGTACCATCAGGAATCTCTGGCAGTCACGGTTCGAATGTGCCAGTAGTCATAAATCTGGGTGGCACCTCTACGTCAAATTACCAGGGTATTACGGTTATTGCCAGATTTACTGATTTTATGCCTAAAACAGGTCCGGTAGGTACGGTTGTAACTCTGCAAGGTGATAACTTGCCGCAGTATTATTCGAGTAATATGGGGTTGACGGTAAAATTAGGCGCTGAGAACCTATCGTTAAATTGGGATAGTAAGTTTTCTGTGCCATTTAGTGCTGCTATTGAATCACCGCTGACGATTACGATGAATGGTCGTGTGCATGAACTGCCAGGAAAATTTACCGTGACGCCGCCAGAGATTGTTTCTTTTGGATCTAATGCCGTTTTTGCAGGCCGCCAAGCTATAATACAATTGAATAGTAGCGCAATCGCTAGCCCAAACACTAATGTGGGTCGACCACAGGTGAAGATCGGATCAGGATCTTATATAGATGTATCTTGGTATAATAGGGAAGTAATTTTTACAGTTCCTACTAATACCCCCGAAGGAGATCATACCGTTTACTTCAAAGTGGGGCCACATGAAATCCAATCACCGACAAAATTGAAAGTGGTTGGATACAGCGTAACTAGCTTCAAGCCCGCTGTTGGCGCGGTTGGCACCAGTGTAGAGATAACGGGTACTTTTATCGCTGGAGAGTACTACACGGTTTACTTTGGTTCAAGAGGTGTTTCCGGTTATGCAAAGTCGTCTAGCATTGTAACCGCAGAAGTTCCCTCCGGTGTTGACTTAGGCAAATTGAAAATATCTGTGCAGACATCTTCCGGCAGGATAAGCGTCCCAGGAGAGATGGAAATTCTTGGTCCGTCACTTACTTCTGTTTCTCCTTTATCCGGCGTACCCGGTACAAAGATAACGATACGAGGAAGCGGATTTAGTGCAAGCTCATGGAACAATTATGTCTCTTTCGGATGGAATTATGTAACACCTGAAGTTATTGATGGAAATACGATGGTAGTTTATGTGCCATCCAATATAGGTCGGGGAGGCATGACTTTATCGGTCGTTATCGATGGTCAGACGTTGACATACAAAGATAACTTTACCATTTTGTAG